Proteins from one Salvia hispanica cultivar TCC Black 2014 unplaced genomic scaffold, UniMelb_Shisp_WGS_1.0 HiC_scaffold_1279, whole genome shotgun sequence genomic window:
- the LOC125198189 gene encoding gallate 1-beta-glucosyltransferase-like has protein sequence MATTSLSSVNQTPKPIHVFMVSFPGQGHINPLLRLALARRLAHSCLSISFCAPESAGAIIRKTNTITDDVPTRCGRGTIRFRFFDDSTNDPDDLEAFLARLELVGREKLPQMIVKQEELGRPVSCVINNPFIPWVCDVADGLGIPCAMLWVQSCACFAAYYHYYHNLVAFPSEEALDIRVEIPSLPVLEHDEFPSFLHPSSPYRFLGKAILRQFGSLSKTFCVLMDTFQELELETIDYMSRICQPIMTVGPLFKEPGGASGIRADYYAAERCTEWLDSKPACSVAYVSFGSVVHLKQEQVDEIAHGILKSGVSFLWVLREPHSLRGFILGRRL, from the coding sequence ATGGCGAccacctctctctcttccgTCAATCAAACTCCCAAACCCATCCATGTCTTCATGGTTTCCTTCCCAGGCCAGGGCCACATCAACCCCCTCCTCCGCCTCGCCCTCGCCCGCCGCCTCGCCCATTCCTGCCTGTCCATCTCCTTCTGCGCCCCGGAATCCGCCGGCGCAATCATCCGTAAAACAAACACCATCACCGACGACGTCCCCACTCGTTGCGGCCGCGGCACCATCCGCTTCAGGTTCTTTGACGACAGTACCAACGATCCCGACGACCTCGAAGCCTTCCTGGCCCGTCTCGAGCTCGTGGGCCGGGAAAAACTCCCGCAGATGATCGTTAAACAAGAGGAGCTCGGCCGCCCCGTTTCTTGCGTCATCAACAACCCGTTCATTCCGTGGGTTTGCGACGTTGCGGACGGCCTAGGAATCCCCTGCGCTATGCTTTGGGTTCAGTCTTGCGCTTGCTTCGCCGCTTACTACCATTACTACCATAATCTTGTAGCCTTTCCCAGCGAAGAAGCGTTGGATATCCGAGTTGAGATTCCGAGTTTACCCGTTCTGGAGCATGATGAATTTCCAAGCTTCTTGCATCCATCTTCGCCCTACCGTTTTTTGGGAAAGGCGATTTTACGGCAGTTTGGCAGCTTGTCGAAGACTTTTTGCGTGCTGATGGATACATTCCAAGAGCTGGAACTTGAAACTATCGATTATATGTCGAGGATTTGTCAGCCGATTATGACAGTGGGCCCGCTTTTCAAGGAACCCGGCGGCGCATCGGGGATTCGAGCGGATTATTACGCGGCGGAGAGGTGTACGGAGTGGCTGGACTCGAAGCCCGCCTGCTCCGTGGCGTATGTTTCGTTTGGGAGCGTTGTGCATTTGAAGCAGGAGCAAGTTGACGAGATCGCGCACGGGATTTTAAAATCGGGGGTTTCATTTCTGTGGGTTTTGCGGGAGCCGCATAGTCTGCGAGGTTTTATATTAGGGCGGCGACTCTGA